The following is a genomic window from Manihot esculenta cultivar AM560-2 chromosome 9, M.esculenta_v8, whole genome shotgun sequence.
CTACGGGCCTGTTCGGCCTCGAGTTTCAGAGGCCGAAAGAACCGCTTCATAGAAAATGTGCTATTTTAGATATTAAAGAAAGGCAACCTCGAAATCATTTTATTATCATTGTGCTCTCATGACAGCGTCCCATTTGGCCAATGAGTTGGGCTCAATTTTTCCAAGAAATACTGCTCACTAAAAACCAAagaagatttttaattttttagaggTGGAGGTTGGGGGGAGGGTTCACAGGAACTTTCAGCCTCCATTCCTGTGTCGTCACAAGTATAGGGGGTATTTTTGTAGCGAATTTTTATGCTGCTCCTACTAGTAATCTTATCTTTCGTAGCAAGACAAAATCCAAGTAGCCCCCTATGGATATAAACAcaaccaagaaaaaaaaaaaatccttcaaTAGTGTTCTTATCTTGAACAGTTTTATAATTGCTTGTGTTTACCACAAGTAATATTTCAACATGAATAGttggaagagaaagaagaagatgacACTTTCAAAGGATAGggctaaaataacaaaagagCACCATTAATGTTTAAAATGCAACGCGCTCTGAAGCCATTCCATCAAAACCCAATAAATTGGGACGCAGCTATTCTGGCTAGCCTACTGAATGCAAGATTTTTTTACCCTTTCTTTTATGCTGCACTTACGTGAGCAAAGGAAAGAACGAAAAAGATTATATTGGTTGTGTGAAGGGAATATCTGGTTTGCTTTATCTAGAATAATAACAAACAAATACAATGAAGTACCAAGAAACTGACCTGATTGATCTCCTTTCTTACACATTTTTAAGCTGCAAGAAAACAATCAAAGTTAAATCAAGCATGATAAATTGCAGAAAGTATTAATCAAATATGCCACGCTGAAATATCTCATAATAGAAATAGCTCAATAGAAAATCTGCTATACCGCAGGTAAGAACATCTTCGGCGCCGTATCTCATTTATCACATCATTTAACTTCTTTGATAGTGGATTGTCATATTGCTGCAGGACAAACTAAgcgcaggaaaaaaaaaagattagttGCAAATTGAAGGTAAAAAACTTTTTTGAGTAGAAATTCTCTTGAATAAAACGGCTATTAGGGCACTGTAGAATAACAAATTATACAAGAATAAATGCAGATGTAAATATGGTTGGCAACATCACATGCCTACGTCCATTTTGCAGCACATAATAAAGCCAAATCCATAGATTAATGTTGGACAACCAATGACTCACGTGTGAGGCTCAGAAAGGATGAAATTAAATCACCTGAGTTGGGATTTCATCAACAGATGAACTGCCGAACAGTTGTTGCAAGATATTTGAATCAACTGAGCTCCCAACATATATCAAAGCTTCTTGACCATTCTCAAGGAGATAGATTCCATCATCACTCACATGTTCACTAGAAAGTGGAAGGGCATGGGGAATGAGAGATTCATTTTCTTCCTGTCAACCAGTAGGAAGACACCATTGGATTTAGGATCAAATTAATCTAGTATCAGTACAAAGCAAAATGAGATAAATCATGCCTGTTTATCAAGGTCATGTATAGGAATCATCCTTGGGTGCACTAGTGGAATTGCTAAAGGAGTAGAAACTGAGGAAACATAAGTAATCCAAAAAGACCGGTCATCTATTCTCCCATCGATTCGCAGTCCTGTGCTTTTAACCAAAGCTGAAAGGAACATAGAGAATCGAAAAGAGGAAATGGTTTTTCAATTACAACAGCCTTGACTGAAAACTAGACATATAATTAAGCAGTAATTTCAGGAAACAAAATCAGTTGTCCACTTTTCGCAAGTTCATGCTAAGTTCACCAAAACTAATCTCTTTACTATTTGAAAATTGTATATTTATCTAAACCATACACCAAATGAACTTATGAAACAGTGATATAGCATGAAAGAGCAAGTGcattaaaatatctataattaCTACAAAAACATTCGATGAGTCAGCATAAATCAATATGCAGAAAGTATTTACCAAGGGTGTATAGAGGTAGAAGTTTAAGTGCTTCCGGGAGAATTAGTTGTCCTGATGATGATACTGTAGCACAAAATTTACGATATGAAAGCAGAATGTTTATACAAAAGTTTGTAACTTGTTCTCTGACATTCAATGGTGGAGCAGAAGGAATTTCATTTGCCGCTACAAAGGAAGTGCAATAAAGATAAGTGTCAGTCTtcctcaaataaaaataataatgataacatTATCTCTCAATGAAGATAGCACACAAGGCATATGTGTGATTGGAGAGCATATCATATTCACATTTATAAGCCTTTATACACAAATAACATAAATGATTGGTGGAATTCAGAGACTCAAAAATATGCAAAACAGAACCACTGGCAGTAAAGCCAAgacaaaaaatgaaaataaatgacACATACCTTGCTTCAAAAAGCATACAAATTGAGTGTCCAAGTCAGCCATGCGGAACAAATTACTTAAATTATTTGTGCATGGCAATGATAAAGTTGTAACACGGATCCTTCTTTGGCCATATACTGTGGTGTAAAGAAGGGCACACTGAACAATGAAGTAAACAGTATAAATAGAAGGCTACAAGAATTTTCTTCTCTATAATATATTATAGAATAAATTACACCATTATCCCTCCAAATTTCAACGTTGTTAACAACAGAACATTGATTTTCTAATTGCAGCaattaaaaacttaaacttaaaTATGATAAACCTGAAAGGCACACTCTGAACCATCCTGCAATTTATCATCATGTTTCAATGTCACCATTATAGTTTTATCACAATCAATCTGCAAAGAAATAAGTGATTATTTACAAGTTGAACGAATTAGGAAGTAATAAAGTAAACGTGCTTCATGATTAAACTAAAAGAAATTACAAGAGAACAACAATAGAACAATGGTAAAATAGCATATATTTGAACCAATCAGCTTCCAAGAGATCAACAATATCCCAAATTAATTTCTAACCATCTGTAGCTTGGACAGGGAAAAAGTTTCTGGTCACTTATCAGGTTCAAGGATAATGCTTTGAgaataagattttaaatttagtctGGTTCTCAAAGCAATTGTGGTATCTCCAAAAGGATGATGAATTACAACAGTTATACAACTCAATAACATCAAGTTAAACGGCAATTAGTAAAACGATACAACCATGTGAATAATGCAAAAAAATACAAACCCCAGGTAGATCAACATCTGTCGGAATGCGCTTACAAAAGTTTCCATAGTATTGTTGAACTTGAATACCCTATTGACAAGAAACCCAATCAACTTACAAGTCTGCATGAGTTTTGAATTATAAAACCAAAAAATTTCAGGAGAAAAGTATTAATGTAACCCAGTTACCTGGCTGCATCTCACACGCATCACTGCCTCAAAACCTTGAGGCCTTGTGATGTTCCATCTAAGATCATTGAACAGCTTTGCAGGATCAGAAAGGGCCGAGAagggataataataataaacctgGAGCAGAggattaaaacatttaaagTTGAAACTTCAAATAAACCAACTGCCAAAAGAAGAAAATTAAAACCTGCATGGCAAAAGGATAAGAGTTCCATAGACTGGATACAGCCTTTGGTCCAAAGTCATCAAATTTTACATTGGACAATTTACAATACTAACTGCAAATGCAATAATAGCTAAAGATTGAAAACATATGTTCAAACACCTGTAAGGGCCTGTTTGGCATTGTTGTTAGAACTGGTATTGAGAAAAACACTTTCTTGAAAATACtacttagaaaatattaaaaaataatttaaaagtatttttgaCATAATTTAGTCATAAGAACACCAGAATAATAAATCAACTTTTCACAAAAACTATTTTTGTCAACAGCATCTAAAATAGTGCTTTTTCTGAAAAGCATTTTTCTGACCTTCAAAGTCAATGCCTAACAGGCTCTAACTCATTAAGATGAATGCAAAGTTCTCAGAAAATCATTCAGAACTGATGACTAAGGAACAAGAACTCCAGGTCGcaaagttaaaaagaaaaacatatTAATTTCCTGGTCACTATTGATCGTGTGGCAATAATTGGAAAAAAAGTTCACTATACATCCTAGAAGCTAGTTCTATTTATACACATCAAGCAGCAGTTCAGCACACGTAGCACTGATTCCCAAGGGCTTTCCACTTCTAACGAGGATAGCAAAAAGATACACTCAAATTCTCATATAATTTTCGCCAAAAGGTTATTTTTAAGGACTATTAAGACATAAGATTTGCACTCAGATGGCTAACAGTAGACATCAAGCCCCAccaacatcacatagaaatcaaATGGAAATAAGTCTAAGCCCCCATACTTTTCCTTAAGGTCCAAATAaaccaaattcaaaattttggaCCAATTAAGCCCATGTACTTTTCTTTAGGGTCAAATAAGTCCtaacataatataatattattttttactaataaaaatattatttttttaatttaaaattttaaaaatttagtattttaattaccataaaaacttaatatatatatatatataaatattttttaaaattacaaaaataaagttttatcatataaaaaatatttattattaaaaaataatattatactaGACGAGGGCTTATTTGACCATTGAGTAACCGTACAAGGACTTAATTGGCCCAAAATTTTGAATTGGACTTATTTGGCCCTTGAGTAAAAATACCGGGGGTTTattgaatttatattatatCCGAAATCAAATCTCTAATTACCTGCCCTCCAGTTGTTTTTGGGATGACAGAGATAGAAGCAATGTCCACATATGTCTGGGTAGTGATAAATATATCAACACAGACCTGGAAAAAGTACCACAAAGAACTAGAAAATAAGGCTCAAAAAATAAGGCAAACAGGCTAAATGCCAGTCATATCTCTACAGCTAGATTATAATCAGTTAAAAGAGGGGGGAAATAATTAAAGAGATCACCTGATACTCGGCAAATTCAATTGCCATTTCCTTTAAAGTTTTGTCTGCTGGTTGAAGTAATTTGTGGGCCTCCTAAACAACAAAACAGTTGATCCCAAGACCATAAGGTTAGTCCACCGTGCTTGAATCTTCAGTACTTCAGTTCACTTTTGGTAAAATATAAAGAACAAAAGTAACAAATGAACCTAACAGAACATGGAATGGGTCATTGAAAGACAATATGTATGATGGATTAATTTACTGCTCTCTAACTCCTCCATATGCACACAGAAGATACACACACATTAGCTCTCATcttaaataaatgataatttcaACTTGGGCAATAAAAACACAAGATATTTCTTAACCAAGAGCAGAAGGCATAATATATGCAAGAAATTTCATACCTTCTCCCCAGAAGAAATGTTACTTCTTCCCTCAGCTTCTCTCGCAGAAAGAGCTCCAATGCCAACTGATGGCAACACTGAagagaaagcaaattaaatctGCTGGATTAACTCCATTACAAGAGTTAAGTAGGCTCTAAGGAAAATAAAAGAGCCCACAAAACAGATATAACAAGCAAAATGTTCAAATGCTATACCATGTAAAAAACAGAAAGCAACATTTGGTATATAATTACGCAGAGACATAATTTGTACAGGAAAAGACACATGAAATGCAAACATGCAATTTTCACAAGCTGCAGGTTGCTAAGGAGGCCAATGGTCATGGTCATGCCAGATTGAGTCCAAAATTCAGTCCCTGAACTTACTCCTATGATCTAACTACCAGAAATAATTCATGTTGAGACTTTTTTCCTGTAAATATTTTGTCTTTTTTACATCTTTCATCCTGATATCTTTGACCTAGCCCTTACATTTATGGGTTGTAAGGAGAACCAACAACCAAACTAAAAAGCACTATTCTTAAAATTTGGCAGTGTACATAATTGTACGCGTATACAATGCAACATACATGATAACCATAAAGAGTAAAGGACCAATATATGATTGATTGGAAATTACAAAATCAACGTCTACACCAAAGAAATATGTAAGTTCTTATGCTCACCTGATTGAAATACCAAAAGCTTTCCTCCAGTACTCTTCATTGCCAAAAAAACTGCCTGAACAGAGGGAAAAAAACTTATAATCATATCATtagaactttttttttattcccACGCAAGGGGGTAGAAACAAGAGATTGTGAAACATACAACACTAGAATTCCCCAGGCTAACATCCTTACACCAGAAAAGCAGggaaagagaacaaaggaaaatGCATATATTCAcccatcctttttctttattaaGAGACCATAAATCCATAATATAACTTAATTGTTACTTGGAATAGGTCATTTTTTGGCTCAATGAGCAGAAACATATTAAAAGCTCTTCCTCAAATACATCAATATAGTAACATGAAATGATGTCTAATAAATTTTTCCCAACGGTGTATCAGTTTACCTTCACTTATCAAAAGATGTATTGGCACATAAATTACATCAGTCTGCAAAAATGCATGGTTCAAATACAGCCTATTGTCAAAGAACATCAAAATGATTCCTTATCCTTAAGTCTCTGCTCTAAGAATGGAACCATATATAGATATACCCATGCCAGCCTTTACTACAAAGAAACTTAATAACAAACATTCATGAAAAATATGTTTTCTAATGCACATCTTCACAAGCACCTAtgcattaaattataaaatgagcAATGGAAAATATGCCAACCAGGTATTCAAGGCCTTACATGTAATTTATTGCAAGATGAATGGAAGTTATCAGATTGGAAAACTACTTTCAAATTGTAAATATGACTTTTTTGGCAATAATATTCATATTTTCCTTAAATTTAGGAACTTTTCACCTCATTCAGCCATAAGGAATTAAGCTAATTCAAAAACTTAAAAAGAATGAAATGAACCCGTATAAGATGAATGGAAAATATGCCAACCAAGTATTCAAGGCCCCATATATAATCTATTGAAAGATGAATGGTATCAGATTGGAAAACTCTTCCGAGTTGTTAATATGACTTaggcaataataaatataatttattgaaaGATGAATGGTATCAGATTGGAAAACCACTTCGAAGTTGTTAATATGACTTTGGCAATAATAATCATATTTTCCTTATATTTTCCATTTTTTCGCCTCATTCAGGCACAAGGAATTAAGCTAACCCAAAAACTTAAAAGAATGAAATTGACCTGTATAGCACAAACTGCCTTAAATCTTTTCCGCCAACACGATGTGACTGCATGCTATGTGAATGCATGACACATACTTTACATGAAATATCCAGTATAGAGACAGTTTCAAACTACCGGAAGAAATAAGATACCATGTCATTCTGCTAAGCATAACAGATGCACTTAATAATACGATCCAAAGCCAAAGCTGAAGTTCAACATAGTCATATGTTCCTGAGCTTCCACATTCTTGTGTGTTTAACTATAATAGAACGCATCAtaagtataatttatttcttataGAAGACAGCATACCTTAGTTGCAGCACCAAATGCAGATTCAGCTGTTCTACTATTCTGAAACATGCTTGGAATGCTTTCCAATAATAGCTCTAAATGTTGACGACACTAAATCCACATAATAAacaaaagtaattaaaaaaaatatggatTCCTCAAAAACATTTTAACTTATAACAAACAAATAGTTATTCAAATACCTTCTCACCAACACTGAAAGATTTACAATAACCATAGAAGGCACTGAAATGATATGACTAACCTCAGAAAGAGGAACAATAACATCAGTTTGTAGAGGAGTATAGACATCTTGTATATCAGGAACAATAAGCATCAATGGCTGCAAAAGATGTTGCACAGTCAAATTAGcttctaaaattttttctagTTCATCCACTAAACTTTTTGTAGCGCTTGCACACACACATGCATACAAACATCAAGTACGAGAGAAGCATTCACTAAGAAACCACATTGTGTACCCACCCTCCCTATATTTCAACAACTCACATTTAACATAAAGGCATAATGGTTGCATAATTATCAATACTAACATCTATAGAAACTTTATATCTGTATTAATGGATGGTAATTTTGAACATTATGATAAAACTCgccaataatttaattttgaggCATCATGAGTCATGATTAAATGCTATACAGTAGAACTAGAACTTACAAAGATCAACACCGATAAGCAAACAGATAGCAGAGCAACTTATTGCTCATTTTGAAAAGATTGCATACATACACTCTCTTTGATTATTACTATACAAACGCACCCGTATGCTTAAGATAAAGGAAAAAGATGATGGTCAACCAAGTGACAAACTTCTGAAAGAGGAAGGATACCTGCTGTAATGCACGTTTCAAATTGTAAAAATGGATTGTAGAATCAAAAGTTGCAACTCCCACCATTGTCCTAGGTCCTTCCTGCAAACACAAATTCATTGCTAATCAGTATATAAAAAAGTCTTCTGTGTTCTACATCTATGCAAACCCAGATAAGAGCAAAActaaatcatcacataaacaaatTGCAATAGCGCATGGATGACAAGAAGTGGAGATAAGCAAGCTTGAAGATGCTTCTGAGGGTTGGGTGTATAATTGCAAGCAACACTTCACATAATAATGGTACCAGTGagtccaaaaaataaaaatgtcctGAAAGGATGCAAGCCAAAACAGTCCAGTACACAGTATTACATGCTACAAAATAAAGCAGAAGTGGAAATAAAACTCACTGGAAGATCAGCAATAACTTGATTGATTGAACTACAAGCTGCAGCAGTTGCACCAGTTTGTATTGCATTCATGGATACATCAATAAGAAAGAAATACACAGCTGGCATAGGATCACGCACctgagaaaatataaatatagcaAAGAATCATACATACAGTAAACCATGCAATAAAACAATGTGAGAAATTAACAGCATAAACTTGGCATTTCAATAAGAATCCAACAGAAACACTAAGAGATAAAGTAACAGCAATGAGAATAAATGTTCTTCTATCACAAAGCAGTTTTCATGAGGTAAACTACCATATATTCTTTCGTTGCAACAAATTCAACAGTTCCCCTGCATAGCTCAGGCCTTTCATCAGCATCTCTGCGCCTCCCATCTGGCCCCAGATTGCAGTGATAATCACGAGGAGTCTCATCCGTAAATCCTGGAGAAAGAAAGGGAAAAAGCTGTTAAGTTACTGTTTGCACACATACAGTGAATGTAAtacaaaaaactgccaagccaTAGAAATCAATAAGACATTCAATTGAATATATTCTAAGAGGCAAAATATGCCACTAGAAGATCCCTAAAAACAATAAAGACgaatattatatgtatataaaagAAATATGCAGCATTCTTCATACATCATAAGTTAATAACAATTATGAAACTTAAATGTAAAGCATATAATATGCATCTATCTTCAGGTAATGAGGTAAAGGGCCACAAAGGTGACAGCTGCATTTAGTTCTAATCGTATACTGCACCTTGACTCATTCAGATCATAACTATTAGAAACTGCAAGCCAATTCCATATAAGCACAAATAAACTATGATCTATACTGACCACATAAATTACAGATGAACCGCCTTCCTTGGTCAATAAAC
Proteins encoded in this region:
- the LOC110622392 gene encoding protein transport protein Sec24-like At4g32640, with translation MAAPVPPGAPRQQSPPPPNYNPNYQQNRNSLSDNLQNMNLNRPLSMPNSAPRPSPFPSSAPSPSLSRPGPPPPGAFPRPSVPPSGSLPPTLLPNMGPARPTGLPFSQPSPFGSRPPPASLPSAGRSAGMVPSSGASSHGSLAPRLAAQPSPNAPSATPLSVPPSVSSGGLVSNGPPAPTFLGGPRFPPSAAATQQPLMGPPTIGAAQVPPQAPGMHPLTGSPGISAQRPSPFSAAAQGAPSYSAPPQGMPSFSAPPQRMSPPVGFPFGQQMQTQTVAPPPIPGAVPPTMYGMPPQPPLPNQMTAISPVVGQTGGSLAGSSKIDPNQIPRPIPGSSVTLHDTRQGNQANPPPPATSDYIARDTGNCSPRYMRCTINQIPCTVDLLTTSGMQLALLVQPLALPHPSEEPIQLVDFGESGPVRCSRCKGYINPFMKFIDQGRRFICNLCGFTDETPRDYHCNLGPDGRRRDADERPELCRGTVEFVATKEYMVRDPMPAVYFFLIDVSMNAIQTGATAAACSSINQVIADLPEGPRTMVGVATFDSTIHFYNLKRALQQPLMLIVPDIQDVYTPLQTDVIVPLSECRQHLELLLESIPSMFQNSRTAESAFGAATKAVFLAMKSTGGKLLVFQSVLPSVGIGALSAREAEGRSNISSGEKEAHKLLQPADKTLKEMAIEFAEYQVCVDIFITTQTYVDIASISVIPKTTGGQVYYYYPFSALSDPAKLFNDLRWNITRPQGFEAVMRVRCSQGIQVQQYYGNFCKRIPTDVDLPGIDCDKTIMVTLKHDDKLQDGSECAFQCALLYTTVYGQRRIRVTTLSLPCTNNLSNLFRMADLDTQFVCFLKQAANEIPSAPPLNVREQVTNFCINILLSYRKFCATVSSSGQLILPEALKLLPLYTLALVKSTGLRIDGRIDDRSFWITYVSSVSTPLAIPLVHPRMIPIHDLDKQEENESLIPHALPLSSEHVSDDGIYLLENGQEALIYVGSSVDSNILQQLFGSSSVDEIPTQFVLQQYDNPLSKKLNDVINEIRRRRCSYLRLKMCKKGDQSGLLFFSYLIEDKVPSGGLSYVEFLVHVHRQIQIKMTS